One window of Salegentibacter sp. Hel_I_6 genomic DNA carries:
- a CDS encoding GNAT family N-acetyltransferase, giving the protein MMKIEKHDDGKKGYFKLLDDEKQVGKMTFTWAGPNKFIIDHTEVDPGYKGEGLGRKLVKAGVDFAKENKLKIIPLCPFAKKIIEKNAEFQEVLA; this is encoded by the coding sequence ATGATGAAGATTGAAAAACATGATGATGGAAAGAAAGGTTATTTTAAACTTTTAGATGATGAAAAACAAGTGGGGAAAATGACTTTTACCTGGGCGGGTCCCAATAAATTTATAATAGACCACACCGAGGTTGATCCCGGTTATAAGGGAGAAGGCCTTGGGAGAAAATTAGTAAAAGCTGGGGTAGATTTTGCTAAAGAAAATAAATTGAAAATTATTCCACTTTGCCCTTTCGCGAAGAAAATTATAGAAAAGAACGCAGAATTTCAGGAAGTTCTAGCTTAA
- a CDS encoding YciI family protein, which produces MKKLIFALVFPILLISCEEISEEERGIPGPEKIAAKKPVMNIDSVENDLKEKGYQTFRYEEGDTTYLMQQYYMVFLKSGKNRNQDSTEAARLQKEHLTYLSKMAEEGFASLIGPFGGDGDIRGIAVYNTATLKEADSLARQDPMVKSGRLDVEVHPWWTAKGGKLN; this is translated from the coding sequence ATGAAGAAATTAATTTTTGCACTGGTTTTTCCAATTCTTTTAATTTCCTGCGAGGAGATTTCTGAAGAAGAAAGGGGCATTCCCGGTCCTGAAAAAATTGCAGCTAAGAAACCTGTAATGAATATAGATTCGGTAGAAAATGATTTGAAAGAAAAGGGCTATCAAACTTTCAGATATGAAGAGGGAGATACTACCTATCTCATGCAACAGTATTATATGGTTTTCCTAAAAAGTGGCAAAAACCGAAATCAGGATTCAACTGAAGCTGCCCGGCTACAAAAAGAACATCTCACTTATTTAAGTAAGATGGCCGAAGAGGGATTCGCAAGCCTAATTGGTCCATTTGGTGGCGATGGTGACATTCGGGGAATTGCTGTTTATAATACGGCTACTTTGAAAGAAGCCGATAGTTTAGCCAGGCAGGATCCTATGGTGAAATCTGGAAGACTTGACGTTGAAGTCCATCCCTGGTGGACAGCTAAAGGAGGAAAATTAAATTAA